The Bubalus bubalis isolate 160015118507 breed Murrah chromosome 21, NDDB_SH_1, whole genome shotgun sequence genome segment CAGAAGGATTTAATAAGGATGGCAAGAAATAGTCCCACATTATTTATAAAAGGAAGGCTGCACTCATGAGTATGAAGAGCTTATAATaccatggaaaaatattttaagttataaagTTAAATGAGAAAGTAGAATATAAAACTGTATATTCAGTATGATCTCAACTATGTAAAACCAAGCCAAAAAAAGGCTGAAAGTTCAAAATGTTGTTAGTGGTTGTATTTAAGCAATGTATCTACCTggatcttttcttccttttatttttctgtttcttccaaaaTTTTCTCTACTGgggaggatcttttttttttttttaacaattagcTACCAAAAAAGGATGCCTGATAGAAGTATTGAATTCAAATTAATGAATTTAAGTCCAGCCTATAGGAAAGGATCTGGGCAtgtacaaaactataaaacattccaGGCTACTCTAAATCCACAGTGTGCTAGCTGTAACATTCCAGAGGCTAGAGGGCTTCTTCGTCTTCTCCTCTAGCCAGGTGCAAAGTGTCACCAGATCCTGCCTGATGAAAAACTGCTGAATTAAACAGAAAGGTCATGGATTTacagaaaggaacagaaataCCCACACTTGGCAAAAACCTATTTATAGTACAGGAGTAGCTCTTTAATACTATGATTAAACAAGGTAATGGCTATTTTCTCCTATCTCCTGTGCGGATAGCAAGTTTCAAAAAGCTATCACCACAAGAACTGTAGAAAGCTAATCCTGGCTTAGAAACAGAAGTAAAACAGCCCTGTGACAACAATGGactaagaaaagtaaaaatttagaaaattattaaaaaattgctTTCTATAAAAATGATTCCCTTTTAAACATCTGTTTACTGTATATACTTTAAGGTCCCCACTATCACTCCCCCTCAAAAAAATAGGGTCAGAACCTCTAAACACTTTCTACCAAAGGACCCACTGGTTTGTTCATTCAACTAACACAGATGGAAGGCTCATAATGTGCGAGGCACTAGGGTCTCCAAGAGCAGACAGATTTTCCCCTGCCCCAAGGACATTTCTGTCTCTCAGAGCGGGAGGCGGGCACATCACCGACCACAACACAACAATGAAAAGCAGGCGCCACTGCTtccttacaactcaacaataagcTACAATTCTCGCTGTAATTACTTCCACAAAAGTCCTTACACAGAAACTTTCCTGACTCACTAGGAAGCAAAGATGCAACTacttttccttgaaaaatatttctacaaGAGGCAGGCATAATTATTACATTTTGTGATATTTACCCTTAAACATCACAATGCCTTGTAGTGAGGTCAGTTAACTTTGTTTTAAGCAATGGAGCATTTTCACTCCAAGAATGAGACACCTTGAAGCTGAGAAAAGGTGACCAGTCCTAGCTCTAGATCAAGACTTGTCAGGACCATCGAAAGCTGAGACCCAGGAGTGTGACTCTGAACTAAACATCTTCAATCTCCCCTGCCGTCCGCTGGCTTTCAATATGCTCCTGCGTCAGCCGCACCAGGTCCTTCCGCACGTTGGGGTGGTCTTCCAGATCTTCGTAGAGGGATCGCACAATGTCCAGTCTCCTGTAATCCTCAGGCTTGACCAGGCTTCGCACAACCTGGAGGCACCGCTCTTTCAGGGTGTACACTGTAAGGGCAGGAAAGCGACTCTCAACAGCAAGCTCAGGCCTGGGGGTCAAGCGCTCACGAGGCTTGGCCAACCGAGGCTGTTACATTTTCGACAGCTGGACCTCACATTGGACAAAAAAAGTGAGTACGTGGGTTGTGGCAGAGTGTAACATGATGGCTCCAACAGACATCTCATAGCATTCATGGCCCTGTGGAGGACTTCCCTTGAGACTGGGCTGAGCCTATGATGTGCTTTAATTAAGTGAATGTGGGCAAAGTGACGCTGTGCTGATTCTGGGCTTCAGCCTTAGGAAGCTCTGGCAACAATCGCTTTTACGCCCTCAGGAGCCCTGAGTTATACAGCAAGAAAGACCACACGAAGAGGGCCAGGCCCTGAGACGACACGGGAGAGAGGCCCAGCCCTCAGTCAACCTGCTGGCAGAAAGCAGCCACACCAGTGACCACCAGAGAGTAGAATAACCCCTGAGTTGAACTCAGCCCTGCCTGCAGAATTATGAACAAATAAAATGGCTGTTGTTGAGTTACGGGTAGCTgtcacacagcaaaagaaactaaaacAGCATATAACTGGAATCTGAGGGGAACTCAAATtctatgtttttgcttttctttgttgcacctcacagcttgtgggatcttaagtttccctgatcagggatcgaacccacgctctctgcagtggaagccggaatcctaaccactggacctccaaggaagtccttcAAATCCTacttttttaagtaattaaaaaactTTAACTTTTCCTAAAATAGCATTAAGtagcaaacagaaaagaaaccgTAACAAGTTGTGAGAGAGGcacagaagaaagggaaaatattttagtattttaaatggtagttctcctgatttttttttttttttttctgatttttggaCAAAAGGTCCCACATCTTCATTTTGCACTGGGTCCCACATATTAGGAAGTCAGCCCAGCTGCTGACTACTCTGTTCATCCTGAGGCAGGTCTCAACCTTTCCTTATTGAAACCTCCTTCTGTCAATAGCCTTTTGGGGATTCCAGCTGACTGTCACCAATTTCCTCAAATCCTATTCTTAACTCACTGGGGAACTTACTCTTTAAAGGTCTCCTACAAGGCAAAATTTCCTACATTTTAACTTACCAGCGTTCACTTCTGTATATCCACTGCCTTAAAACAAAATCTATATACACATACTAGTGTGAACCTTATGAAGCCACAgatatttaggtttttttcttaACCCAAAAGATCAGTTTCTTAGGGTTCAATCTAATAAAATCACTTGAGTTTTAAACAAGTGGTAAGCTATGAAGCTAATGTTcaatttggtgggtttttttttaaaaaaaaaaaaaaaaaacaaccttgacTGGCACAGTAAGCTTGATTgcattaaattacattaaaagatACATTAAAAGGCACAGTAAGCTTGATTgcattaaattacattaaaagatACATAAAAGAGATACACCAGAAGTCATAAATAAGCCATGATTTCTCACTCTCTACACGTTTTTTTCTCCTGAGATTCCAGGACATAACTCTACTCCAAGGCCACGGAAACAAAATGCACTCATAATTCTACAATCAGTTATTTTAATTTAGCCCACTCCTGACAAGCCCAAAGAGCTTCTGAGACACCACAACATCTTTGTTCAACGTCGAGAATACCAGtacatttcttacattttatttatggtgGAGAATAAGACACAGAAAAGTTGGAtaccttgcccagcatcaggcaAAAGTCACTAAGGACTGAGCTCTTTCAAGGGCCTATCCTCTACTTAGCACAACagcctatctttttaaaaagtaagatggAACATCAGTATACCTGGCAGTGTGATGTTGGCAAAAATAGGCTGGCCATCAACATTGAGAGATGGCACAAATAGCTCAGTTTGGTTAACTAGAAGCCCATCAGATGTCCCAGCATCTCGGAAGAGCCAAAGGTGACCTGTTAAGATAAGCAGAGGTTAAGTAGTCACATATCTATTGCCTTCATCTCCCCAGACTGAAATACTTGCCTCTCGTTATGCTCGAATACCATACAAAGCCCTCCCAATAATGTTATTCTATTGAATCCTCACAAAAGGCAATGGAGACAGTAGACAGAAGAGCAACTATACCAGGTTCCAAAATGAAGGCCCTTTCTGCTACCTTGGTGCAAAAGCAAAGTATGTGAACTGCAAATCACATCCAATGGTGCAAACTAAAAGGAGAGAGGTCATCACCTCCTCAGATCTGTGCTTCTCAAAAACAACAAGGTACAAAAACATCACACTGAGAGAAAAAAGCCAGCTAGAGAAGGGTACATTCTGTACGAAGAGATGAAACTAAACAAGGATGTGGAAAATCCGAAGAGTAGAAAGGGGCAAGACAGAACTTTCTGGGATAATGGAAATATTCTAATCTGTAACTTGATCTAGGTATTGTCAAAACCTATTAAATGCTAGGATCTGTGTATTTTactgcatacaaattaaaaaatggatttaagaaataaatatatcttatgcaaaaaaaaaaagagagagagggggacaGTTGGAAGGAGACAAAAAATCCCAGGCCTAGGATTCCGttcaaggaaggaaggaggctcTTTCAGAATAAAAACAGCATGAGATCCTGGGCATATGTTTACTTGACGATTTGGAGGcaaaatttaagaaatgttaagtGAGAAGTAATgttttttattgtggcaaaatatacataacataaaattggctattttaaccattttttaagtgtataatttagGAACATTAAGTACATTCAGGAAGTAATTTTTTTAACGTTTGTATTAAATCAGGCACAGATAAATTTTAGAGAATACAAAAGTCACACAATTTCCCGGATATAAGACTGCAGAAATGTGGATGTCTGGAAGAATTGAAttcttcctcattaaaaaaaaaaaaaattattttttttcctaggaTACTACGTGGCCTgcaaggatcttagttcccccacagGGGATCCAACCAGGGCCAGCAGAGAAACCACTGAGTCCTAGAACACTGGTGcacgcttagtcgctcagtcatgtctgactctgtcaccccacggactgcagcccgccaggctcctctgttcatggggattctccaggtaagaatactggagtgggttgccctaccctcctccaggggatctccccaacccggggattgaacccaggtcaccctcattgcaggctgattctttaccttctgagccacagggaagcccaaagaattcCCGTTCCTCATTTAGTATTAGGAGAAATTTGGTGTAAAAGTTTGAAGAGCATCACTGACTATGCTACCCTCAAGGAAAAAAGATTCATCAAGATCCTCTGAGAAAGATAGTGAATTTTTAGTAAGCGTTAACTTCATTTTGAAAACCAAGGGAAGATTTCTGCCTCCTTAGGCAGTAAGGCCTAGACATCTCCAGCCTGGGTTATTACAACAGTTTTCTAACTCTTACCAGTAGTCTTCCCCTTCCAAATCACCTTGCATCCTGGGGAAGCTTTTTAGTATTAAATCAGGCAATACCATTTCTGTTTAATAATTTCCAATGGCCCCCATTTTCCTAGGGGTAAAATCATCTTTCAGACTTCCTCTCCCATTCCataccctctcccctctcccaggtTCCAGGTGTCAGGCCATGCGATTCTGTCTGTCTACAGCTCTCAACTCCTGTCTTGAGTTGGTCAGATTCCATGCATCTTCCAGGATTCTCCTTTTCTGGGAAGCTTCCCTAACTGAAAGCACACCCCCTTCTCTTTCACTGAGCAGGTGCAATGCTGTGCTCCGTTCCTACTGCAGCAATTACGACACTGGCTTGTTCTTATCTATTTATGCATTTGTCTCTTCTAATGGGCAGAAGAGACACTTCTCCATCAAGGCAGGGACCCGACGCGGACCAGCTCACTGGGC includes the following:
- the VHL gene encoding von Hippel-Lindau disease tumor suppressor, giving the protein MPRKAGDAEEAEAGAEEASAEDPGAEREMEAGRLRPVLRSVNTREPSQVIFCNRSPRVVLPVWLNFDGEPQPYPTLPPGTGRRIHSYRGHLWLFRDAGTSDGLLVNQTELFVPSLNVDGQPIFANITLPVYTLKERCLQVVRSLVKPEDYRRLDIVRSLYEDLEDHPNVRKDLVRLTQEHIESQRTAGEIEDV